In Spinacia oleracea cultivar Varoflay chromosome 5, BTI_SOV_V1, whole genome shotgun sequence, a single window of DNA contains:
- the LOC110796233 gene encoding uncharacterized protein, which produces MAPPSPLSKQKCYCGLPVARLTSWTRDNPGRKFIACQRYDPVTETRGCKKFEWLDEEDCVDWQRNVTNALLLDKKLLKVEVNALKSEVDDLSGQRRCLLNESDNLKLKCKALMSEVNKLKEGNHNTLGKLNHIAIAAPVLCMVFVMFFKA; this is translated from the coding sequence ATGGCTCCTCCTTCTCCTTTATCAAAGCAAAAATGTTATTGTGGACTCCCTGTTGCGCGTTTAACTTCATGGACAAGAGATAATCCTGGGCGCAAATTTATAGCTTGCCAAAGGTATGATCCAGTTACGGAAACAAGGGGATGCAAGAAATTTGAGTGGCTGGATGAGGAAGATTGTGTTGATTGGCAAAGGAATGTCACGAATGCTTTGTTATTGGATAAGAAGTTGCTAAAAGTGGAAGTGAATGCATTGAAGAGTGAAGTTGATGATTTGAGTGGGCAAAGAAGGTGCCTGTTGAATGAAAGTGACAATCTGAAGCTCAAGTGTAAGGCTCTTATGTCTGAAGTGAACAAACTGAAGGAGGGGAACCACAACACACTTGGGAAGCTCAACCACATTGCCATTGCTGCTCCTGTGTTGTGTATGGTATTTGTAATGTTTTTCAAAGCTTAG